CCCCCGGGAGATCGACCTCGACGCCTCCGCGCTGCTCTTCGCGGGCGGGCAACTGGCCGACGTGGTCTTCTTCCAGCACCTGGTCAGCGACGACGGGTCGGTGCGGCACCTGGGCGACAACCTCACCGGCGGCGCGGGGGCGGGCGCGGACGACGAGGTCGTGCTCGTCGACCTCGGCCGGGTCCCCGCGCACATCGACCAGATCGTCTTCACCGTGAACTCGTTCACCGGGCAGACCTTCGCCGAGGTCCAGAACGCCTTCTGCCGGCTGGTCGACGAGACCAACGGGCAGGAACTGGCGCGCTACACGCTCAGCGGCGGCGGCACCTCCACCGCGCAGATCATGGCCAAGCTGTACCGGGCGGGCCGCGGATGGGAGTTGAAGGCCATCGGCGAACCCGCCTCGGGGCGGACCTTCCAGGACCTGCTGCCCGTCATCTCCGGCCACCTCTGACCGGGACGCGGTGACGAGCGGTTCAGTCGCGCGAGTTGCCGAACAGCACCCGGTACAGGACGAGCAGGACCAGCGAGCCGCCGATCGCCGCACCCCAGGTGTAGAGGTCGAAGAAGTTCTTCTCGAACGAGCGGTGGAAGAAGTGGGCGGAGAGCCAGCCGCCGACGAACGCGCCGGCTATGCCGATGAGGGTGGTGCCGATGAGGCCGCCCGGGTCGCGGCCGGGCAGCAGGATCTTCGCGATGGCCCCGGCGAGCAGTCCGAGGATGATCCAGCTGATGATGCCCACGTCGTTGTTCCTCCAGTCGGTTCGGGCCCGGCGCGGTCCCTGGGACCCCGCCGGGCCTCGTCTTGCTTGCTTGCGCAATTCTAGGAATATAGGGCCGGGTTGACGAGAGCCCGCCGCTTCTCGCGGGCGACCCGTTGAGGTTCTGTCACTCGATCGGGACATTCGACGAGGGCGCGGCGGACCCGGGGCGCGGGGTCCGACGGGTCGCGGGACCTGTGGGTTTCATGACATGTCTCACCTGTGAATCGAGGTCCCGGCACTGCTGCGCGGGCCATGGCCTTGTTAGATTGCGCAACTACGCAATCCGGCAGGAGCCCCCCGGTTCCGCCCGCCTGTGCACCGCCGTGCCCGCCCGGCCTCCCGTCGACGGACCGACCCGACAGGCCCGATCGTTTCGTGGGAGTGGGAGATGAGCGACCCGTGGGGCGGCCAGGGCACCCGTAGCCGCACCGACCGGACGCCGGCACAGCGCGGCGCCGGACCCGGCGCGGCCCGTCCGGGCGACCAGAGCCGGTCCGCAGGCGCGGCCCGGCCGCCGGGCGACGGCCGGTCGGGCTCAGGACCGCACGGCCGGCCGACGGCGAAGCGCGGGGGCGGACCGGGCCGCGGGCCGAGGCGGGTGCTGCGGATCATCAGCGTGTGCCTCGCGGTCCTGGTCCTGGGCACGGCGGGCGCAGGCTGGTGGTTCTACGAGCACCTGAACGGCAACATCCAGAGCTACTCCATCGACGGCAAGGGCGGCGCGGAGAAGGCGGACGCCTTCGGTCGCACCCCGATCAACATCCTGGTGATGGGCTCGGACGGCCGCACCAGCAAGGCCGACTGCGCCCTCGGCGGCGGCTGCTCGCGCACCGGCGTGCAGAGCGGCGGCAACGCGGACGTCGAGATGGTCGTGCACATCTCGGCCGACCGCTCCAACGCCACCGTCATGAGCATTCCGCGCGACACCATGACCGACATCCCCGCCTGCCGGGACACCGCCGACGGACTCTCCACGTCCGGCTACCACGGTCAGATCAACAGCGCGCTGCGGTACGGCCCCGCCTGCCAGGTGGCAACCGTCCACCAGCTCACCGGCATCCCCATCGACCACTTCGTGAAGCTCGACTTC
The sequence above is a segment of the Streptomyces griseoviridis genome. Coding sequences within it:
- a CDS encoding TerD family protein encodes the protein MSVNLNKGQQISLSKSDGGELTAVRMGLGWQAAQRKGFLAKLAGPREIDLDASALLFAGGQLADVVFFQHLVSDDGSVRHLGDNLTGGAGAGADDEVVLVDLGRVPAHIDQIVFTVNSFTGQTFAEVQNAFCRLVDETNGQELARYTLSGGGTSTAQIMAKLYRAGRGWELKAIGEPASGRTFQDLLPVISGHL
- a CDS encoding GlsB/YeaQ/YmgE family stress response membrane protein, translated to MGIISWIILGLLAGAIAKILLPGRDPGGLIGTTLIGIAGAFVGGWLSAHFFHRSFEKNFFDLYTWGAAIGGSLVLLVLYRVLFGNSRD